AGAGAGATGCTTATTTTGTCCATCCAACCATCCAGCCAACTGCCAGCTCGGGGCAGAAAGGGCACTAGGGGTATAGTGGAGTCAAAGCCCAGGGAAAAAATTCCCCACAGATCTCTAGATCAGCATATCTCTAACGGGAAAGGGAAGGGATCTTGCCACATCCAGGAGGGCACAATCTTGACTGCCTTGTGAGAGAGGCTGGATGGACCAAAAGGACTTTCCGTGAGCACATCCATGCCAGAGTGCTCCAAAGTGGCTGACAAATGTTTGGCCCCCATCTCTTTTCATCTTGGGGAATAAATGGTTTAAGAGCCTGTTGAAAGCACTCAGTGTTAGGCCCTCCAAGGGCAGACAAACTTTGAAGCCCTGGAGAAGGTCAGCCAGGGAGAGAAGAGGCGACAAACATTGATGCCATTTGGCCAGTGTCTCaagagcagggagctgaggctgaTTCCTGGTAATCTCCTATCCTTGCATCATCTTGCCTATGGTCTTCCCTCTGGCTCCCCAAGTGAGTCCCCAGGCCAAGGGTGACTAGAAGGAGCTGCAGCTCAGAGATGCCTTGGACATTTGTCAGTGCTGGGTGAAGGGCATCATCTGCATTCACTGCACAGTCTGCACTTTTGTGAGTGGGGAGCAGAGGACCCCCGCAGCAAAGGAGGCAAAGGGAAAGCTTTCCATAACTTTGCTAAAGTGGTCCCTGAGTGCCAGTTTATCTGGCTGTGCCAATGTTCCTGTACTGGCACATGAGAAGGTGCTTAAAGGTTTTCTTGAAAGTGGCATTGCAGAGGGCATAGCAGGCTGGGTTGATGGTGCTGTTGACATAGCAGAGCCAATAGCCGATGGACCATACTGTATCAGGTACACAGGTCTCACAGAATGTGTTAATAAGGACCATCACATTATATGGAGTCCATGTGAGTATGAAGGCTAACAGGATAGCAAATATGGTCCGAGTGACTTTCTTCTCCCTGGCTGCCATCTGGCGCTTCTTCCGTACTTGGCTCCTGGCAATGCTGGCAAACTTTCTGGCAACATTGGCAGGGCGGCTGTTGGCCAGCGAGTTGTGTTCAGAGGCTCCAGCCTTAGCTGGGATGATCTCAATGGCAGTGACACATTCGGTCCCAGTTTGCTTGGTGACAATCTTAATCTTGGACCACTTGGAAGATGGGTTCACCCGGGGGTGGGATGGGCTCTGCCCTTGCCCCACTGGCAAGATTTCTGCTGTTGGCTTGTCTTTCGTGGTCTGGGTCATGCTGACTGTACTGGACTCATTGGAGGTCTCCTTCTCCTCCTGATGGCCAGTAGCCTCTGTCTGGGCTGAGGTCTGGTCATCCATTTTCCCATTCCTCACCTCTTCCTTCACTTCCACGGCCCTCTTGGGAGAGTTGTTGTTCTGTTTGAGCAAGGGGCCTTTGAAGAAGGTGATAGACTTgcctttcctctctttcctgctttcaGGCTTGTGCCTCCTCACTCTGCTCCTGCTGGCCAGCGAGATGTGGATGTACAGCACTGTCATGATGACCACAGGCAGGTAGAAAGCAGCAATGGCTGTGCCAAAGGTCACTGCAGGGTTGGAGAGGAACTGGATGTAGCATTCCCCCTCAGGGACTGTCCTCTTGCCCACAATGAACTGCCAGAACAAGATGGCAGGGGCCCAGAGAATGAATGACAATATCCATGCAGCTGCAATCATTAACCCTGCCATCTTGGTGGTCCTCCTGGCTGGGTATGTCAGGGGCTTGGTGACACAGAAGTACCGGTCAAAGCTGATGATGAGCAAATTCATGACAGAGGCATTGCTCACCACATAGTCCAGGGCCAGCCACAGGTCACACACCACGGCACCCAGTGGCCAGTAGCCTTTGATGATATAGACTGTGTAGAGATTCATGGAGAAGACCCCAATGATGAGGTCCGCGCAGGCCAGGCTGAAGAGGAAGTAGTTGTTGACGGTCTGGAGTTGGCGGTTCACCTTGATGGACAGCATCACCAGGATGTTCCCCACCACAGTGACGAGGCTGAGCGAGCCAGTGACGGTGGCAATGAAAACCAGCTCCACAGTCTTGTAGTTGGTGGGAGGCTGGATGGTCACCTCGGAGTGGTTGCTGGCAGTGAAGTTGTCATAGGTCAGGTTGGCCATCTTTGCctgccagggctgagcagagaggtTGTGCATGGGATCTGCAAggggagaagaaacagaaggaaagaatatTTTATCTGCTCGCCCATATGTCTATCCAACCACAGCACCATAGCTGTGACCTTCTTTAATTAATTTTAGTTTAGTCAACGTACCAGTGTTAACTATATAAGGTCCAActcttttcatattttctctccctctcttctcccacctTTCTCTTGCTGGGCTGTTATGTTTTTTCACCCAGAAAGCCTAGGTGTTTCCAGAGCTCCATGTGAGGAGCCTGAAACAatgaagcagggaggttggaaGTCAAGAGAGTATAAACTGAAATGATATTTTGGCTTTCTTCTTGTAACACTGATACTAATGAGCTGTGGAAGTTGCACATCCTTATCAGCAGGCTGAGCCATGCAACATCTTACATCCCTGTGAACCCCTTGCTCCAGGCTTTGCAGGGAGGGTGAGAGAATACTCTCTTTTGACCGGGGTGCCCCTCATCCAGCCCCTTACCAGCTGATCCATCTCCCAGTTCCAGCATGGGAGAGAGCTCTAGCTCCTGCTGCAGAGACAGAGACCTGAGTGGGAACAGAGCCCCAAGATAAAGTCCTGCAAACAAGGAGCAGGCATCAGCCAAGCCATCTGGGGGGGCTGCTCAGCCCAAGTGCTTGCAACGTTTTCCACTTCATCATTTTCCCAGGCCAGTGTTGTTTTTAACTCAAAAAATGCTCAAAAATCTCCCAGCGTTATTGGGGTCCCGTCTGCCCTTTCAGCCCCCTCTCCAGCAGCTATTTTAAGCTACACTTTGTATCCCTAGAGTGGCATAGCCTTGGGAGCACCCCTTGGCCTTGTTTAGCAAAGGAAGAGACAcacagggctgcaggcagaggatCCGAGGGAAGGGATGGGCAGCAGCCCTTTGCTCTGGGCTTTCACAGGGTCAATCttgccctctgctggttgtgtcCTGCACTGTGTCCTGCACTGGGACCGCTGTGGGTGCCTGTGTCCAGGCAGACACCTCCCAGAAAAAGGGGACCTGGAGCAACCATCTGTCCCCGGTCTGGAGAGCAAGAGGGGTGCTGGGGTCCCACCATGGCCCTTTGGCTTTATGGAGCAGCTGTCCCTGGAGCAGCAAGTTTCCCTACCACCTTACCTCCGTCTGCCTGGAGGAAGGGGGCTGCCTGAGCCAAGCATAGCTGGCTACAGAGCCTGGCTGCACTGTGCAGTGGTCGCTGCAAGGACCTCTGGGCACAGAGCCAGCACCCTGCTGCTAAGGCAAGAGAAGGTTATGTGTGCCTCAGGCATGTCTGGCTGCCCCGTTTGGCTAGCAAGTCATGGGGAGGAGGCCAGGAGCTGCCCTGAACAACCTCCGGAGGGAGGGCAatccctcggggggggggggggggggggaggcgagcaTCCTGCAAAGCCTGCGCCAGGGCCTGCACAGCTCACCTGTGTCTCCAGCAGCAAACAGCTCCTTCTGCGGGAGGAGACCTGGGACAGAGAAAAGAGCAAGTTATGGCACAGCGTCAGACCTGAGGTGTTCATGCAAGCCTCGCAGTCTCTTACTGGGTACAAATACAAACCTGGACACCCTGGCCAGCTTTTCCAACAGAGGCTGCAGTTGATTTTGAAGCAGCTTGAGTATGTGCTGCCATTTCAGGAGAAGCCCCGGGGTCAGACCTCTCCCCATGGGCCTTTTTTCTTGCAAGGGTGCTGCTAGTCAGTGAGGGATTTTTCTCCCAAACTAAGATTTCCCAGATTACCCAAGGGGCCATCACAGTAAAGCACAAGCTATTGATGGCCCTGCTCTTGTACAGTGAGGGGGACTGGTGTGCACAGAAGATGCCTGACACCTGCCTCTGAACCTGCCTCTGCCTCATTTCAAAAGAAGCTAAGCCTTATCTGAAACAGCAACATGGGATTGATTACTCTTGTACGAAATACAGCGCCTGGCACATTACCAAAGAGGTGACACCACTTGGAAAAAGGTACAGAAAATCCAAACAAGCCCAATCCCACCCCAGCCTTAATACCATGTGAGATCAGTGGAAAGCACTGATTTCCACTCAGCCAAAGTGCCTCTTCCCAGCAAGTAGATGGATGGTGCCTGCTCCATCGCTTCTGATTATACACAAACCAAACCCTGTAATGTTTTCACAATctagctctccagagcacaccaTTTTACAGAGAGATTTGTGAGCACGGCCAGCTGCTGGCTCTCGGCAGACAATAGCCATGACAGCAAGCAGATCAGGCAGCCTGGGGTGAAGGTGTGTGTGCGGCTGCAGTGACTCTGAAAGAGGCATTGCTCAGGAAGGCAGCTCTGGGACAGTGTCCCCATGTTACACTGTGCCTGCAGCCATACCAGTGAGAGAGGCATACATTAGGCTAGGTAGAAAGAGCCAACTCAGCCTGTTACATAGGATTATTTACAAAAGGTAGCAAAAATTATGGACAGAAAGACTGTCTTCATCCAAATCAAGATGTCTATGATTAACCCCCAAGGAATTTGTTAAGAGGAGTGtggaccttaaaaaaaaaggggggggggacaaaaattAGTGTGTTGGGATGAAGGGACAATACCTGCCGGGGGTAAAGAGAAGCAAAGGCACTGGGGAAGGTGGGCTGGACAGAGGAGCCTTCTAATCAGACCTCCCTCTCCTTCACCAGCTGCaccctgggggctgggggcatcCTGACCACATTGCCCCAGGAAGGGCAgccccccagcagctctgcctagACCCTGACCATGGCCCAGGGCAgaagccctgctgccctgctctccccagtgcctTGGGCATCCTTTACCCTCTACCATCCCTGTCCTAGCAGTTACTACACTGATGTCAGAGCAAACAGGGAGGATGCCTTAGGAAAACTTGCCACagttgaaaaaaaggaaagaaatgaggaatattttttcaaatgaagCTTTACTTATTTCACAGTACTTCCAaggcaaatgtttttctttgtcttctgtaCCTTTAACAAAAGGACAAatttttttgatgatttttgCCATATAGCTAAGCACCTACTGAGAAATCAAACTCCCTCAGACTGCTTGGAATCAGGGACAGGATCAGGTGGCTACTGCAGGACTGTGGGGCCAACTGACTCTCTTGAAGGTAGCCCAGCATGATCTGACATGTCAGGCAGGCGTCTGAGAGCTAACAGCCGTGGCAGTGAGTGTGCTTGGCAAAGCATTTCTCTTAAAGTTAGCTTAACTAACAA
This window of the Dromaius novaehollandiae isolate bDroNov1 chromosome 5, bDroNov1.hap1, whole genome shotgun sequence genome carries:
- the CHRM4 gene encoding muscarinic acetylcholine receptor M4, which encodes MHNLSAQPWQAKMANLTYDNFTASNHSEVTIQPPTNYKTVELVFIATVTGSLSLVTVVGNILVMLSIKVNRQLQTVNNYFLFSLACADLIIGVFSMNLYTVYIIKGYWPLGAVVCDLWLALDYVVSNASVMNLLIISFDRYFCVTKPLTYPARRTTKMAGLMIAAAWILSFILWAPAILFWQFIVGKRTVPEGECYIQFLSNPAVTFGTAIAAFYLPVVIMTVLYIHISLASRSRVRRHKPESRKERKGKSITFFKGPLLKQNNNSPKRAVEVKEEVRNGKMDDQTSAQTEATGHQEEKETSNESSTVSMTQTTKDKPTAEILPVGQGQSPSHPRVNPSSKWSKIKIVTKQTGTECVTAIEIIPAKAGASEHNSLANSRPANVARKFASIARSQVRKKRQMAAREKKVTRTIFAILLAFILTWTPYNVMVLINTFCETCVPDTVWSIGYWLCYVNSTINPACYALCNATFKKTFKHLLMCQYRNIGTAR